The stretch of DNA acatggaaaaggaaaaaaaaggagtcaCCCATGTCACCCCGGGGTCCCTGTACCCACAAAGTGTGCCGAGGGAGACACATGGAGTCCCATCAgcactgaggaggaggagggctgtGGGCAGCTTCAAGAGCATGGTGTGCCCCTCTTCACTGTTCCCTGTCAGTGACAGGGATGGCCCAAGAGGTAGTATTTGTGAGAAGACttgatgtccccaaggtgtccttGGTCAGGGTACCAGAGAGTTTAGTGTGTGCATGAGTGAGTTTGGGTGGGGGTAGGTGAATGCAGCCCCTGCAGACAGTCCCCACAGCTCATTTCTCAACATGTGGGACCTCTCCATGGGATGGGTACTTCATCTCGCTGTGGGACACTGAaggacagctcccagcagccacaCCTCCTATGGAATAGTacagtgggagctgcagtgaaTGCTAGGTTTTGTTGTGGATGTGCAGTACTGTAAAGGACTGATTTCCTGTGTTCAACTTCTGGCTAAATCACAAGTACGTggacaaataaattctattCAGGGACTGCCTGGTTAAAACATTAGCAGCACATCTCAGCACTATTCTTCCCTAGTCTGCACGTCATCCTTTCTCTCCAGTACCTTGACTTCTGCTGCTCTTCAAGAGCATTTCTTTACACTGAGCTGAAAAAATGAAggctattaaataaaaattgtcCTTTAAAATTCCCTGCTTGGAGTAGATGTTCCTTTCCCTTTAACACCATCCTCccactttctcttttctctgctcttctttTGTACCCATACATACAGACACCATAATAGATTCTCAGACCTTTTAAAGCTGCAAAGTAGCTACAAGTTACTCAAATGCTGTACaagcagctgcattttttctGATCTGCACATTAATAATGGACATTTTCTTTATGGGGTTTTCTGCAAGGCTTTAATCAAAGTGAATTTGGGCaagtctttatttttctttgcactttAGCATAATCCCATCTGCCTTCAAATTCAGGATGTGAACACTGCAACTTGATACTTAGAAAAGCTAGAAACTTGAACCAGAACTTAAATTTGGTGTGGTACCTCCCAGGCATTCCCTGCTATTGATGAAGGAATGGCAGAATGGATACTGCTCTTCTGTACACTTTATTCTGCTCTGAGTGGTGCCCACCATCACAGATGTCTGAGGATGTTTTCTCCTGAACTAATAAATGGTTATTCATGAGGAAAGTTTGGAGGGAGAATGCcttgctggcagtgctgttttCAAGTGTGAATAGTTTTCAAGTGTGCAAACCCTACTCTGGTTGTAATCCCTGATATGCACTGGTAGCAGATCACCCACTCCTTATTGGGGTGCACAGCTGTGTCTGTGGTGTGTCTGTATTTATCATGTATTTGCTAGTTCCAGAGGGTGTTAGCCTACATTTTGCAGGTTTAACATGTTATCCCAATAAATAACTGTAAATCAAAGGGCTGTTATTTTGAAAGAAGAACTTATCTTCTACATAATTTTGCTTCTAGAAATTACTGGTGTGAGTAAAGCTGTCCTTTATTCATTGGCACAGTGGCAAAAAAGGTTGGCAGTTCTGTGCTCAGTTTTTAGAGATAAAGTGCAAGCCACCACTTACAGAAACCATTTAATACAATTATGGCTTTTTATTTTGGCACTGCTTTTAATATCTTTGGGCAGATTCCATACACAGGGGTAATGTTTTAAATTAGGGGAAAGCCACTAGTCACAGTGAATCTAGGTGAAGTGTTTGATGGAGCTACGAGTGGTAACATAAggatttaggaaaaaatgtcaCTGTGATTCCAACTGGAAGGCAAAATGGTCGCAATAAATTTTGTTAGAAAACCAGAAACTCCACAAGATTGGAGtggtgtatatatacatataggTTCTAATCCTACAGTATTTATATAGATATTTAGTGTATTTCTCTGCAGACCTTAAGAAGAATAGATGAGTTCATGGCTTGAATATAGCAAGTAAGATCTTAGCATTGACGGTATTACTGAACTGTAATTGAAGTCATTGTGTAAAGCTGCTCGCTTCTCTCTAATAAAATGTGCATCTACTTAAATGTTTTAGCCTTGGATATGGGGTTAAAAATGCATCAATGGGAAAGTGTTTGCAAATGTTAACATGAAAATAGCACGGCAGAAATGTCGTTTGCTGGCTTGGGAAGAACCTTTTGGAACTGCACAATTCAGCGAGAAACTCGAGGGAGCAGAAATAGGGAGAGCAAACGCAAAGCAGTCCCTTCCTTTGTTCTTATTCCGCAGGGGAATGGGGAGGCGGGGACACACGCCAAGAGGAGCCCGGAATCCCCGGGGCTTTCAGTTCTGATTTTCATTAGAGGTGAGCGGCAGTTTGCAGCCAGAAGCGCTCGCTGCGAGCAAATCCACGCGTGGGGGCCGCTCCGTAATCCCTGGCGCGGCGGGGTCGCGGGCTGCGGAGCGGACAGCGCTGTGCCCCGCGCCCCCGGCCTggagggcagctccagcctcctgcccGGGCGCACGTACCGCCGGCGTCCGGCCTCCCGCACCACCGGAGAGGTGCCCCCCTCGCGCATCCCCCGCCCGGGCACCTGTGGGTATCCCCACGGCCAGGCCCCGGTGCCCCAGCGCGTCCGCACCCCGACGCGCAGCCCctcggcggggcggggcgcggggggaTGCTGCGGGAGCGCGGAGCAGGAGGGATCCTCTTTGACGTCAAGCGACCATAATATAATGATCGCTCGTTCATATCCGGGTCCCCGGGCGTCTCACCCGGGCCGCGCTCGGCCGCGCTCGGCGGCGCAGTGAGGGGAGGCGGGTcggccagggcagggcagggcagggcagcgcggccgcccgGAGGTggccggcggcggccgcggcacCGGCGCGGCGAGCGCAGCATGCCCGCCGCCTCAGACGCGCCTGCctcccgcagccgccgccgccgccgccgccgccgccgctgctgctgctgcccatggaAATCGCGCTGGTGACTTTGGAGAACGGCGGCACCACGGCCATCGCGGGCGGCGACGATGCCGCGGCCGCCGGCGGCCGGGAGCGCTGGCGGGGCAACTTGCTGCACCTCGCCGGCTCGCCGCAGCTGAGCGACGGCAAGGAGagcgccccgccgccgccgccgcccgcggggGACGAGGAGCGGGAGCGGCCCCCGCCGGGTCCCCGCGCGGGAGGCAGCGGCGGCGCGGGCGACCCCGACGAGCGGCCGGCGGAGCTGCGCGcagcccccgcgccgccgccgcggccgccgccccgcgccccgcgcccCACCGCGGACGTGGGGACGTCCGAGGAAGGGGGACACCGCCGGGGCATGGCCATGGCTGCGGCGGGCgacgaggaggaggaagaggcggCGGCGGCCAACCCAGGCGCCATGCACCACCAGCGGGTGCTGATCAACATCTCGGGGCTGCGCTTCGAGACGCAGCTGGGCACTCTCAACCAGTTCCCCGACACGCTGCTGGGGGACCCCGACAAGCGCATTCGCTACTTCGACCCGCTCCGCAACGAGTACTTTTTCGACCGCAACCGGCCCAGCTTCGACGGCATCCTCTACTTCTACCAGTCCGGGGGCAAGCTCCGCCGGCCTGTCAATGTCTCCATCGACGTCTTCGCCGACGAGATCCGCTTCTACCAGCTGGGTGAGGAGGCCATGGAGCGCTTCCGGGAGGACGAGGGCTTCATcaaagaggaggagaagcccCTGCCCCGTAATGAGTTCCAGCGCCAGGTCTGGCTCATTTTTGAGTACCCCgagagctccagctcagcccgGGCCATCGCCATCGTCTCCGTGCTGGTCATCCTCATCTCCATCATCACCTTCTGCCTGGAGACCCTGCCCGAGTTCAGGGACGAGAGGGAGATGCCCGTACCTCTGCCTCCACAAGGTGGAGGTTTGAATGGCACGCCCGGGGACTCTCCACCCATGCAGCCACCCAGTAGCCTGGCTGACCCCTTCTTCATTATCGAGACCACCTGTGTGATCTGGTTCACCTTTGAGCTCCTCGTGCGCTTCTTTGCCTGCCCCAGCAAGCCCGAGTTCTCCCGCAACATCATGAACATCATCGACATCGTGGCCATCATCCCCTACTTCATCACCCTGGGCACCGAGCTGGCCcacgagcagcagcagcctggagctggcagtAGCAATGGGGGTGGGGGCCAGCAGCAAGCCATGTCCCTGGCCATCCTCAGAGTCATCCGCCTGGTCAGAGTCTTCAGGATCTTCAAGCTCTCCAGGCACTCCAAGGGGCTGCAGATCTTAGGACAGACTTTGAAAGCCAgcatgagggagctgggcctcctcatcttcttcctcttcattgGGGTGATCCTCTTCTCCAGCGCCGTCTACTTTGCTGAGGCTGATGACCCCGAGTCTCATTTCTCCAGCATCCCTGATGCTTTCTGGTGGGCTGTGGTAACCATGACTACTGTGGGCTATGGGGACATGAGACCTGTCACTGTGGGGGGCAAGATTGTGGGCTCCTTGTGTGCCATCGCTGGTGTGCTCACCAttgccctccctgtccctgtcatcGTGTCCAACTTCAACTACTTCTACCACCGAGAGACTGACCATGAAGAGCAGGCTATCCTCAAAGATGAGCACAGTAGTGCTCAGGACAGCACTGCGGGGGGAGAAGTGAAGAGAAGACCCAGTAAAAACTCTCTGAACAAATCTGTTGTGCACTTGGAAAACAGTGAGGAGTTCAACAATGGCACCAGGTCCTTAGAGAAAGCAAATATCAAAGCAAAAAGTAATGTAGATCTCAGAAAATCCCTCTATGCTCTCTGTCTGGACACCAATAGGGAAACAGACCTGTGAGGAGAGGAGACGGTTAGAGTTCAGAGGGGCAGAAGGATTTTCCGGTGTCAAAAACTTGCTACTATAATTATTCTTTTAGTACCAATTAGTTTTTTAAGTCAGGCTGTGTTTTACAAATTGATCACTGTCCTGAGCAGTCCTCCAGgaatacatatttttatgtcCTTTTTCCATGACACAAAGGgtcatctatttttaaaatagactAAGAATAAGCTACACTCCATAATGCAGGAGCTGGTAAATTATGACAGTGAAAAATCTAATTTGTAGAAACTTATTTTAGCAAACAGTCATTGGTTTTGAATGGGTCATTTGTAACCAATTCAGTTGCTCTGAGTTTAGTGTAAAGAACTGGGGGGATATGTGTGTGGAGAATGAATGGATtggggatgggagggaggaGATTGAGGGGTTTTTCATTATAGTTTCAAATTGAAATTATTCAAATACATTTTGTATCTGTATGACTGTATTTATGGTTGAAAGGCGATTCCTTATTCCTGTGAAATATGATGTCATTAAAGCACGAGGAACATTAGCAAATCAGCACTTTCTGAGTTTTCCACTAGTTATCTGTACAGATCTGGTTATCTTGTATGTGAAG from Haemorhous mexicanus isolate bHaeMex1 chromosome 5, bHaeMex1.pri, whole genome shotgun sequence encodes:
- the KCNA5 gene encoding potassium voltage-gated channel subfamily A member 5, yielding MEIALVTLENGGTTAIAGGDDAAAAGGRERWRGNLLHLAGSPQLSDGKESAPPPPPPAGDEERERPPPGPRAGGSGGAGDPDERPAELRAAPAPPPRPPPRAPRPTADVGTSEEGGHRRGMAMAAAGDEEEEEAAAANPGAMHHQRVLINISGLRFETQLGTLNQFPDTLLGDPDKRIRYFDPLRNEYFFDRNRPSFDGILYFYQSGGKLRRPVNVSIDVFADEIRFYQLGEEAMERFREDEGFIKEEEKPLPRNEFQRQVWLIFEYPESSSSARAIAIVSVLVILISIITFCLETLPEFRDEREMPVPLPPQGGGLNGTPGDSPPMQPPSSLADPFFIIETTCVIWFTFELLVRFFACPSKPEFSRNIMNIIDIVAIIPYFITLGTELAHEQQQPGAGSSNGGGGQQQAMSLAILRVIRLVRVFRIFKLSRHSKGLQILGQTLKASMRELGLLIFFLFIGVILFSSAVYFAEADDPESHFSSIPDAFWWAVVTMTTVGYGDMRPVTVGGKIVGSLCAIAGVLTIALPVPVIVSNFNYFYHRETDHEEQAILKDEHSSAQDSTAGGEVKRRPSKNSLNKSVVHLENSEEFNNGTRSLEKANIKAKSNVDLRKSLYALCLDTNRETDL